The genomic stretch TCTCGATTGCGGTATCCGTATCCAGCGCGATGAAGTGCAGGTCTTGCTGAAGGCGATCGGTCATTTCCTCCAGGACATCCTTCGACAGATCGCGCATATCCACCGTAAGCTGTACCTCCTCGGCGATGGAGTTGACGGAGTTGGGAGAAACGGTCAAATAACCGACGGTTGAAACAGGCTGGCTTTCCATCCGTCGAGCCGTATTTCGCACCGCAAGCACCACCTGAGCCGCTGCAACAAGGGCATCCTGCCGCAGGGTCATGGGCGTTGTTCCCGCATGATTTGCCTTTCCGGTGATGGTGATCAGCAGCCGACGAATCCCGACTACGCCCTGCACGACCCCAATCTGGTTGCCCGTGGTTTCCAGAACGGCTCCCTGCTCTACATGAAGTTCAATAAAAGCGCCAATCTGGGTTCGATCGCGCCGGGCTGTGGCGAGAGCATTCCAATCTCCTCCAATGCGTTCCAGACAGTCCTGAATTGAGTCTCCGGGACTGGGCTGATAGCGTTCTGGCTCGTTGAGGAGGGCTGTACCTGCCATTGCCTGACTGCCGATCATCGTGCTTTCCTCATCGGTGAAGACAATCACTTCCAGCGGATGCTTCAGGCGGCGATTCTGCTCATGCAGCGTTTGCACAACTTCAATTCCTGCCAGAACACCCAGCACTCCGTCATACTTGCCGCCAGAGGGAACGGTATCAATGTGGGAACCCGTTGCGAAGGCAGGAAGATCCGCTTCGGTGCCCGCATAGGAGCCGATTAAATTTCCGGCGGCATCGGTGCGAAGGGTCATTCCTGCTTCACTCATCCACTGCTGCACGAGATAGCGAGCCTGAATATCATCGGATGTAAAGGCTAACCGTTTAATGCATCCCGAAGGCTGTTTGCCAATTTTAGCCAGCTGTTCGATTCGACGATTGAGGCGATCGCCATTCACGCCTACCTTCAGGTCAAATCGATCGGATATTGAATTAGAAATCAAATTTGGGATCATTTTTGGAATCGTCAAGTCAGCGGTCATCAGGTTCTCCTCACGAATGAATTAGGGATAAATTGAGAATTGAGTTAGTTCACTAGATAAAGAATAGGCAAATGGAAGTTATTGGCAATGAAAGCAAAAATATAGACAATAAAGAAATTTCTATGACAGCATTTCGATTACGATTCAGGAGATGGTTTGGAGGATATTTTTCTAACTCTCCTGGAATTAAACTCCTCGATTCGTCAAGTAATTTCAGGAGCAGTCGTCCTGATGGTTTGCATAAGCGGGTTATGTAAACGGGTTACTCAAAATTTCTGTGTACGCAGTAGCCCATAGGTGAGCAAGAGACTTTAGAAATGCAGAAATTTCTTTTATTCACAGTGGCTTCCTCCAGACTGGTTCCCCTTCGCCCCTGGGGAAAAGGGAGTGGGGAATAAGGGTTTGAACCCCTGATCCATTGCTAAAACCTCGGAATTCAAGACTTTAAGTACAAGACTTCAAATAAATGGGGGAAGAGATTAATTCGTCAAAATATTGTATACAATCATAGTATACGAATTTTGTGTACAGCTCAAGAGGTGCCTATGAATTCATCGTCTGGAACAACTCGACGGATTTTTATCTGTGGTTCTGCGCTGCGGGGACAGCCCGATCACGGCAATCTGGGGAACGCTCAATTTATCAGAGAAGCGAAAACCCGCCCGATTTATCGCCTTCATGCTGCCCACGATGGCTGGCATCCCGCAATTTATCAAGCCAGCGAAAACGGCATTTCGATTCCCGGTGAGGTGTATGAACTCACGATCGAGGAATTTAACCATCTTGCCGCTAACGAACCCCCCCACATGTATCCGGCAGATGTGACGCTGGAGGATGGAGAAGTATTGACTGCGTTCCTCTACCCGCGTGAGCTAGTTGAGCAATACAGCTGGGCAGATATTTCCGAGTATGGGGGATGGGCAGCTTACAAGGCAGCAGGCAAGGCGATAGCTTCCTAAACCCTCTTCAGCCCAGTTTTCCATCACAGGACGATCGAACAAAGGCTTTCCGTGGGAGAACTGGGTAATGGCTGTTTATGAGGGGAAGGGCAGGCGAGAGTTGAGCAAATCCACCAGGCTGGTCGGTTTTCTAAAGGCAGCACGGGTATTGAGAGCCGCTTCGATGCCATCTAAATGACGCATGGCTGCATCTACGGCAGCTTCCTCGTTGCCCATCGCGATGTAGTCTAAAATCTCGCTATGCTCATCTTTGGTGCAAACGGGCATACTGCGCACTTCATAAAAGAAAGCCAGCGACGTTTGCGGCACGAGTTCCTTCAAATATCGACTCAGAATTTTATTGGAGCAAAGCTCTGCTAGCTGGATATGAAATTGAGCAGAAAGCCGCGTTAAACGGGGCAGGTCTTGCGTTTCACAGGCTTGTCGTTCCTCTGCAACCAGCTGGCGAAGGCTATCAATCTGCTTGCGATTAATGGTTTGGGTGACATTTCGCACGATCGCCGCTTCCAGCAGTCGCCAGACCGCATAGATTTGTCGAGCTTCTTCCAGAGAAAGCGCTGCCACAAAAGCGCCCCGATTGGGTTCTAGCTTCACGAGACGATCGTGGGAAAGCCGCTGTAATACCTGTCGAATAATGGTTCGGCTCACTCCGTAATGTTCAGCCAGAAGATTCTCGCCTAGCTTTGTGTCGGGCGGCAGTTTCCGTTCCAAAATAGCGTTGTACAAATCATCGTAGATGACATCCTCAGTGGGTTTGTTTTTAGACTCTGCTGGTCTTGCGGTTGTCATAGAAGTTGTAATTGGCGCAGGGGTGAGCGATCGGGGCAGAGCTTATGAACCAATAAAAACTTGAATCAGCGGAGACAGAACACACCCAGCAATGGAGTTCCCCGGACAAAACGTAAGGACATCGTACACAGTTCATCGTACACAATTTTTGTTCACAGTTTATCCTTTAGCGAACTTGTCCCATGCAGGCTACAGGTTTCCTCAAAGAATGTTAAGGGACTTTGATAATGAGAGCTGATTATTGTGCCCTGATATACAAATTGCAATTTAGAACTTCTGTAGGTTTTTATAGAGTACCGTAAGAAATAAATCGACAGAGAAGACGCCATAAGTCTAAATCTATCGATTTTTTTAAGACAACTTGTTGTATACAATCCTTGTATACATATCCTCCGTGGTCCCGTTTAATTCTTGAGTTCCCAGACCCGTTCAGGAAGTCATTGCATCAGCAAAGCTTCCCTGTTGCAGATGTTCGATTGCGCTCTGTTTTCCCCTGTATCGAGTTACTGTCCCTAGTCACTGTTTTTGAGGCTGGCTTATGAAAACGCTGTCCGGCTCTTCGTCTCCCCCGGTTGCTTCAGCCCAAGTTGCTTCCCCGGCTTCGGTATTGTCCTCAGGGCATCCTTTAACCATCGACCACGTTACCCATCAGTTTGGTAGTTTCGTAGCGCTGAAACAGATCAACCTGGAGATTCAGCCCGGTGAACTGGTCGCCCTGCTGGGTCCAAGCGGCTGCGGCAAAACAACCCTGCTGCGAGCGATCGCTGGATTTATTAAGCCTAGCAGCGGGCATATCCTGATTGACGGGCAGCGGGTTGAGCATGTCCCCACCAACAAGCGCGGGATCGGGGTTGTGTTCCAGAACTATGCGCTATTTCCGCATATGACCGTACAGGACAACGTTGCCTATGGACTGCGAGCGCAGGGGTTTAACGGGGCACTGGTGAATGCCAAAGTCGAAGAGATGCTGGCGCTGGTTAAACTGAGCCAAATGCGCGATCGGTTTCCCAGTCAGCTTTCGGGAGGTCAGCAGCAGCGAGTCGCGCTCGCAAGGGCACTGGCAGTCGAACCCAGAATTCTACTGCTGGATGAATCGTTTAGCGCTCTAGATAAAAATCTGCGTCTGGATATGCAGATTGAAGTTAAGCGATTGGTTAAGCAGCAGGGCATCACCACCATCTTTGTCACCCATGACCAGGAGGAAGCTCTGAGCATGGCGGATCGAATTGCAGTCATGTCTCAGGGGGTGGTGCAGCAGTTTGGAACGCCGACCGAGATTTACGATCGTCCTGCCTCTGTCTTTGTCAGTCAGTTTGTGGGGACGTCTAATCTAATTCCGGCAACGCTGATGGGCTGGGACGAGGACGGTATGGGCGTGATGGATATTGAGCCGGGGAGTTCGCTGCGGGTCGGACTGCAAATCGAACCCACGGTTGGCGAATCCCTGCATCTGTCAGTTCGTCCTGAAAACTTCTGCATCTTTGCTGAACCGGCTCCACATCGTTTGGCAGGGACGATCGAAGTCGTTTTGCCGCTCGGATCGACGACAGTTTACGACATTCGGACGCTCAGTGGGATTGAGGTGAAGGTGACACAGCCTCGCACCGCTGGATCTCCGCTTCTGGAGCCAGGACAACAGGTGTATCTGGAGCTTGTCTCTCCGCAAGCCTGTGCCGTTTTCACAAACGAGTAGTTTTTATTTCGGGTTTGCTGATTTTCCTCGCGTTTCGATCGATCATCATCGCTGGGTGCGATCGAGGATTCGCGAAAGCTTCTCATGCATTGCTTCGTGTCGTTCGCTCAAGCTTATCCGCTAAAGTCCGTTCGCTCAGGTTAATTCGTTCAAGTCTACTCGCTCAAGTTAATTCGCTCAATATTCGTTCAAGATTCATTCACAGCTTATTGGAGGTTTCCCATGTCCGATCGGTTTATACAGCGGATGTCTCGTCGTACGGTTCTGGGTGCAGGTTTATTCCTTGGTACAAGCTGGGCACTGAAATCCTGTACTGCTGCAACGGCTCCCAGTGGAACGACCCAAGCCAATTCGTCTTCAGAACCAAATGCCGGAGGTGCAACGGGTGGACAGGTTGTGACAGCTTCCTTCCCCGGCACCACAGAAAATTTGTTTCGGGACAAGCTAGCTCCC from Leptolyngbya ohadii IS1 encodes the following:
- a CDS encoding Zn-dependent hydrolase, producing the protein MTADLTIPKMIPNLISNSISDRFDLKVGVNGDRLNRRIEQLAKIGKQPSGCIKRLAFTSDDIQARYLVQQWMSEAGMTLRTDAAGNLIGSYAGTEADLPAFATGSHIDTVPSGGKYDGVLGVLAGIEVVQTLHEQNRRLKHPLEVIVFTDEESTMIGSQAMAGTALLNEPERYQPSPGDSIQDCLERIGGDWNALATARRDRTQIGAFIELHVEQGAVLETTGNQIGVVQGVVGIRRLLITITGKANHAGTTPMTLRQDALVAAAQVVLAVRNTARRMESQPVSTVGYLTVSPNSVNSIAEEVQLTVDMRDLSKDVLEEMTDRLQQDLHFIALDTDTAIETAPLLTVEPTPAAKPIQRTIASVCQQLNLSHCSLPSRAGHDSLEIGRVTNMGMIFVPSQAGISHSETEYTSPEDCVNGANVLLHTLLKLDGMQNS
- a CDS encoding allophanate hydrolase-related protein — translated: MNSSSGTTRRIFICGSALRGQPDHGNLGNAQFIREAKTRPIYRLHAAHDGWHPAIYQASENGISIPGEVYELTIEEFNHLAANEPPHMYPADVTLEDGEVLTAFLYPRELVEQYSWADISEYGGWAAYKAAGKAIAS
- a CDS encoding GntR family transcriptional regulator, whose translation is MTTARPAESKNKPTEDVIYDDLYNAILERKLPPDTKLGENLLAEHYGVSRTIIRQVLQRLSHDRLVKLEPNRGAFVAALSLEEARQIYAVWRLLEAAIVRNVTQTINRKQIDSLRQLVAEERQACETQDLPRLTRLSAQFHIQLAELCSNKILSRYLKELVPQTSLAFFYEVRSMPVCTKDEHSEILDYIAMGNEEAAVDAAMRHLDGIEAALNTRAAFRKPTSLVDLLNSRLPFPS
- a CDS encoding ABC transporter ATP-binding protein; the protein is MKTLSGSSSPPVASAQVASPASVLSSGHPLTIDHVTHQFGSFVALKQINLEIQPGELVALLGPSGCGKTTLLRAIAGFIKPSSGHILIDGQRVEHVPTNKRGIGVVFQNYALFPHMTVQDNVAYGLRAQGFNGALVNAKVEEMLALVKLSQMRDRFPSQLSGGQQQRVALARALAVEPRILLLDESFSALDKNLRLDMQIEVKRLVKQQGITTIFVTHDQEEALSMADRIAVMSQGVVQQFGTPTEIYDRPASVFVSQFVGTSNLIPATLMGWDEDGMGVMDIEPGSSLRVGLQIEPTVGESLHLSVRPENFCIFAEPAPHRLAGTIEVVLPLGSTTVYDIRTLSGIEVKVTQPRTAGSPLLEPGQQVYLELVSPQACAVFTNE